A single Xylanimonas cellulosilytica DSM 15894 DNA region contains:
- a CDS encoding LCP family protein, giving the protein MPTYRPRHAAPRRASLAARSATPAPALPRHASRQGPRRVARGLGLALTAVLAFTLAGGSALTLGLLSGLDVSDVDTLLAGRDDRPVIPADPDDPFAGSALNILVMGTDYRGAGNAAIAGEGNEFHSDTTLLVHVAGDRSHVEVVSIPRDSLVEIPACPLPGGGQSRPRRAAMFNTAFAIGGGAGRDITGAAACTILTVEHNTGVRVTDHVVVMMNGVVGVVDAVGGVPMYLPEPVRGDHHVNLDLPAGDVRLDGDQAINFLRARGGRGLGLELGSDLARITRQQKFVDAMLSEILGQNLITSAPQLFRLTEAVLASVSPGRGLAAPAELAGLGWSLRGLDPAAIAFTELPVVAAPQDPNRVVWVRSEADAIWARIIAGEPPPELFAPEEPEYPPLEAAARQG; this is encoded by the coding sequence GTGCCCACCTACCGTCCGCGCCATGCGGCCCCGCGGCGCGCGAGCCTCGCCGCGCGCAGCGCGACGCCTGCCCCGGCGCTGCCGCGGCACGCGAGCCGGCAGGGCCCGCGCCGCGTCGCCCGCGGGCTCGGCCTGGCACTCACGGCGGTGCTCGCGTTCACCCTCGCCGGAGGGTCCGCGCTCACGCTCGGCCTGCTCTCCGGCCTGGACGTCTCCGACGTCGACACCCTGCTGGCGGGCCGGGACGACCGGCCGGTCATCCCCGCCGACCCCGACGACCCGTTCGCCGGGAGCGCCCTCAACATCCTGGTCATGGGCACCGACTACCGCGGAGCCGGCAACGCCGCCATCGCGGGCGAGGGGAACGAGTTCCACTCGGACACCACGCTGCTCGTGCACGTGGCAGGCGACCGCAGCCACGTCGAGGTCGTGTCGATCCCGCGCGACTCGCTCGTGGAGATCCCGGCGTGCCCGCTGCCCGGCGGCGGTCAGAGCAGGCCGCGTCGCGCCGCCATGTTCAACACCGCGTTCGCCATCGGTGGCGGGGCCGGCCGTGACATCACCGGTGCGGCCGCCTGCACGATCCTCACCGTCGAGCACAACACGGGCGTGCGCGTCACCGACCACGTCGTCGTGATGATGAACGGCGTCGTCGGCGTCGTCGACGCCGTCGGGGGCGTGCCGATGTACCTCCCGGAGCCCGTCCGCGGCGACCACCACGTCAACCTCGACCTGCCCGCCGGAGACGTGCGGCTCGACGGCGACCAGGCCATCAACTTCCTGCGCGCCCGGGGTGGCCGCGGGCTGGGGCTGGAGCTCGGCAGCGACCTCGCCCGCATCACCCGGCAGCAGAAGTTCGTCGACGCGATGCTGAGCGAGATCCTCGGCCAGAACCTCATCACCAGCGCCCCGCAGCTCTTCCGCCTGACCGAGGCGGTCCTCGCGTCCGTCTCCCCGGGCCGAGGGCTCGCCGCCCCCGCCGAGCTCGCCGGCCTGGGCTGGAGCCTGCGCGGCCTCGACCCCGCAGCCATCGCCTTCACCGAGCTCCCCGTGGTGGCCGCACCGCAGGACCCCAACCGGGTGGTCTGGGTGCGGTCCGAGGCGGACGCGATCTGGGCCCGCATCATCGCGGGCGAACCCCCGCCGGAGCTCTTCGCCCCGGAGGAGCCGGAGTACCCGCCGCTGGAGGCGGCAGCGCGGCAAGGCTGA
- a CDS encoding pyridoxal phosphate-dependent aminotransferase, translating into MTALPRGAWQDVARATGLLAPGATSTADVAATIFAEMSALAVSTGAVNLGQGFPDVDGPAAVKAAAVRAIEAGANQYPPGPGIPELRAAVAAHQQRHYGLDVDPDTEVLVTTGATEALASAILALAGPGDEVITLEPFYDSYAAVIALAGATHVPVALAPTPGGFRLDVAALRAAASDRTRILLVNSPHNPTGTVLTRDELAAIAQVACERDAVVVTDEVYEHLTFDDAEHVPLATLPGMAERTLTISSSGKSYSLTGWKIGWVHGPAALVTAVRTVKQFLTYVSGAPFQPAIAQALADDDAPRELAASLAHRRDLLCDGLRAAEFDVVVPQGTYFVVADATRIIERFGLADGVELSRRLPELAGVVGVPMAAFCRPGSPTSERLRNALRFTFVKQEATLREAIARLRVLAAQ; encoded by the coding sequence ATGACCGCACTCCCCCGCGGCGCCTGGCAGGACGTCGCCCGCGCCACCGGCCTGCTCGCCCCCGGCGCGACCTCCACCGCCGACGTCGCGGCGACGATCTTCGCGGAGATGTCAGCGCTCGCCGTGAGCACGGGGGCGGTCAACCTCGGGCAGGGATTCCCCGACGTCGACGGCCCGGCAGCGGTCAAGGCTGCGGCGGTCCGGGCGATCGAGGCGGGCGCCAACCAGTACCCGCCCGGGCCCGGCATCCCGGAGCTGCGCGCCGCCGTCGCCGCGCACCAGCAGCGGCACTACGGCCTGGACGTCGACCCGGACACCGAGGTGCTGGTCACGACCGGCGCCACCGAGGCGCTGGCGTCGGCGATCCTCGCGCTGGCCGGTCCGGGCGACGAGGTCATCACCCTCGAACCGTTCTACGACTCGTACGCCGCCGTGATCGCGCTGGCCGGTGCCACGCACGTCCCGGTCGCGCTGGCACCCACGCCGGGCGGGTTCCGCCTCGACGTCGCCGCCCTGCGCGCCGCCGCGAGCGACCGCACCCGCATCCTGCTGGTCAACTCCCCGCACAACCCGACGGGCACCGTGCTGACCCGCGACGAGCTGGCCGCGATCGCGCAGGTGGCCTGCGAGCGCGACGCCGTCGTCGTCACCGACGAGGTGTACGAGCACCTGACGTTCGACGACGCCGAGCACGTGCCGCTCGCGACGCTGCCCGGGATGGCGGAGCGCACGCTCACCATCTCGTCGAGCGGCAAGTCGTACAGCCTGACCGGCTGGAAGATCGGCTGGGTGCACGGCCCGGCCGCGCTGGTCACGGCCGTGCGCACGGTCAAGCAGTTCCTCACCTACGTGTCCGGGGCTCCGTTCCAGCCCGCCATCGCCCAGGCGCTGGCCGACGACGACGCCCCGCGCGAGCTGGCCGCGTCCCTCGCCCACCGGCGCGACCTGCTGTGCGACGGGCTGCGGGCGGCAGAGTTCGACGTCGTCGTCCCGCAGGGCACCTACTTCGTGGTCGCCGACGCGACGCGGATCATCGAGCGGTTCGGGTTGGCCGACGGCGTCGAGCTGTCGCGGCGGCTGCCGGAGCTCGCCGGCGTGGTGGGGGTCCCGATGGCCGCGTTCTGCCGCCCGGGCTCGCCCACGTCGGAGCGGCTGCGCAACGCGCTGCGCTTCACCTTCGTCAAGCAGGAGGCCACGCTGCGCGAGGCGATCGCCCGCCTGCGGGTGCTGGCGGCGCAGTAA
- a CDS encoding TadE/TadG family type IV pilus assembly protein — MSTEPADACPGDGERGSAVVEFIGTTVLLLIPLIYLVLTVGRLQAATFAVDGGAHEAARAVITAPTSDDTAARARVAVALALEDQGFDPGPALTGDAVQVVCSADPCLTPGGTVTATVRTVVPLPFVPEALRSWVPLEVPVEAQYRTTVDQYAESR; from the coding sequence GTGAGCACCGAGCCCGCCGACGCCTGCCCCGGCGACGGCGAGCGCGGCTCCGCCGTCGTCGAGTTCATCGGCACCACGGTGCTGCTGCTGATCCCGCTGATCTATCTGGTGCTCACCGTCGGCAGGCTGCAGGCCGCCACGTTCGCCGTCGACGGCGGGGCGCACGAGGCCGCGCGCGCCGTGATCACCGCACCGACCTCCGACGACACCGCGGCACGTGCCCGGGTGGCCGTCGCCCTGGCGCTGGAGGACCAGGGCTTCGACCCGGGCCCGGCGCTGACGGGCGACGCCGTCCAGGTGGTCTGCTCGGCCGACCCCTGCCTGACCCCGGGGGGCACCGTCACGGCCACGGTGCGCACCGTCGTCCCCCTCCCGTTCGTGCCCGAGGCGCTGCGCTCCTGGGTGCCGCTGGAGGTTCCCGTGGAGGCGCAGTACCGCACCACGGTCGACCAGTACGCGGAGTCCCGATGA
- a CDS encoding TadE family protein, with the protein MSPREARDGERGSAVAEFTMVAALVLALFLGIVQVAFAQHVRALVIDAAAEGARLAARADREPEDGVARTRELISTALSASYADDVVATTTLRAGLPVVEVTVRAPLPIVGLLGPSGTMTVAGHALEEAP; encoded by the coding sequence GTGAGCCCGCGCGAGGCGCGCGACGGCGAGCGCGGATCGGCGGTCGCCGAGTTCACGATGGTCGCCGCGCTCGTGCTCGCGCTGTTCCTCGGCATCGTGCAGGTCGCCTTCGCCCAGCACGTGCGCGCCCTGGTGATCGACGCGGCCGCCGAGGGCGCCCGCCTGGCCGCCCGCGCCGACCGGGAGCCGGAGGACGGCGTCGCGCGCACGCGGGAGCTGATCAGCACGGCCCTCTCGGCGTCGTACGCCGACGACGTCGTCGCGACGACCACCCTCCGGGCCGGCCTGCCCGTGGTCGAGGTGACGGTCCGCGCGCCGCTGCCGATCGTGGGCCTGCTGGGCCCGTCCGGGACGATGACCGTCGCCGGGCACGCCCTTGAGGAGGCGCCGTGA
- a CDS encoding type II secretion system F family protein yields the protein MSAWVSPDGAVIGALGGLGLVLVVAWFRARRVTLASRLAPALRPRDATSGLLREQPVRSPFPVVERLLAPWLADLAHWFERLGSPRAEVRRRLDRAGSTESVDQFRARQVVWTGAGLVVGLVLALLIGAARGFAPVPLAALVLISGACGFAACDQVLTRQISQREERMVAEFPTIAELLALAVTAGEAPISALERVAATARGELSVEIRRTLADVRAGAPIALALTDMADRTGLPSLTRFAEGVAVALERGTPLAEVLRAQAQDVRESGRRALMEAGGRKEVVMLVPVVFLILPITVVFAIYPSLATLRVGL from the coding sequence ATGAGCGCGTGGGTCTCCCCCGACGGGGCGGTGATCGGGGCGCTGGGCGGCCTGGGCCTCGTGCTGGTCGTCGCCTGGTTCCGCGCCCGGCGGGTCACGCTGGCGTCGCGGCTCGCACCGGCGCTGCGTCCGCGGGACGCCACGAGCGGCCTGCTCCGCGAGCAGCCGGTGCGGTCCCCGTTCCCCGTCGTCGAGCGGCTGCTCGCCCCGTGGCTGGCGGACCTGGCGCACTGGTTCGAGCGGCTCGGCTCCCCGCGCGCGGAGGTGCGACGGCGGCTGGACCGCGCGGGCTCGACCGAGAGCGTCGACCAGTTCCGCGCCCGCCAGGTGGTGTGGACCGGTGCGGGCCTCGTCGTCGGGCTGGTGCTGGCGCTGCTCATCGGGGCCGCGCGCGGGTTCGCGCCCGTGCCGCTCGCCGCGCTGGTGCTCATCAGCGGGGCGTGCGGGTTCGCGGCCTGCGACCAGGTGCTGACCCGGCAGATCAGCCAGCGCGAGGAGCGCATGGTCGCCGAGTTCCCGACGATCGCCGAGCTGCTGGCCCTGGCCGTGACCGCGGGCGAGGCACCGATCTCCGCCCTCGAGCGCGTGGCCGCCACCGCGCGCGGCGAGCTGTCCGTCGAGATCCGCCGCACGCTGGCCGACGTGCGCGCCGGCGCCCCGATCGCGCTCGCGCTGACGGACATGGCCGACCGCACCGGCCTGCCGTCGCTGACCCGCTTCGCCGAGGGGGTCGCCGTGGCACTGGAGCGCGGCACGCCGCTCGCCGAGGTCCTGCGGGCTCAGGCCCAGGACGTGCGCGAGTCGGGCCGGCGGGCGCTCATGGAGGCGGGCGGCCGCAAGGAGGTCGTCATGCTCGTCCCGGTCGTGTTCCTCATCCTGCCCATCACCGTCGTCTTCGCGATCTACCCGTCTCTCGCCACGCTCCGCGTCGGCCTGTAG
- a CDS encoding type II secretion system F family protein, with the protein MGVLVGLLLGLGLFCVWWSAWAPSGRPRRTSARIARTQDLLVQAGAASVTPGALYGASAALAAVVLLMVLATTRSPAIGLCFAAIAAAAPSALVAARARKRRRSLREVWPEVVDHLASGVRAGLSLPEAVGQLGERGPVELREPFARFAADYRATGRFTESLDLLKARLADPVADRIIEALRLTREVGGSDLGRLLRTLSTFLREDARTRGELEARQSWTVSGARLAAAGPWVVLAFLATRPETARAYDSAAGVLVLAGGAACSVVAYRLMVKIGRLPEEGRVLR; encoded by the coding sequence ATGGGCGTCCTCGTCGGCCTGCTGCTCGGGCTGGGCCTCTTCTGCGTGTGGTGGTCGGCCTGGGCGCCGTCGGGACGCCCGCGGCGGACCTCGGCACGCATCGCCCGCACCCAGGACCTGCTGGTGCAGGCGGGCGCCGCCTCCGTCACCCCGGGCGCGCTGTACGGGGCGAGCGCGGCGCTCGCCGCCGTCGTGCTGCTCATGGTGCTGGCCACCACCCGCTCCCCCGCCATCGGGCTCTGCTTCGCCGCCATCGCCGCGGCGGCACCGTCGGCGCTGGTGGCGGCCCGCGCACGCAAACGCCGACGCAGCCTGCGGGAGGTGTGGCCGGAGGTCGTCGACCACCTCGCCTCGGGTGTGCGCGCCGGGCTGTCGCTGCCGGAGGCCGTCGGCCAGCTCGGCGAGCGCGGTCCGGTCGAGCTGCGCGAGCCGTTCGCACGGTTCGCGGCCGACTACCGCGCCACCGGCCGCTTCACCGAGTCGCTCGACCTGCTCAAGGCGCGGCTCGCCGACCCGGTCGCCGACCGGATCATCGAGGCGCTCCGGCTCACGCGTGAGGTCGGCGGCTCCGACCTGGGGCGGCTGCTGCGCACGCTGTCCACGTTCCTGCGGGAAGATGCGCGAACGCGCGGCGAGCTCGAGGCCCGGCAGTCGTGGACGGTCAGCGGCGCCCGGCTCGCCGCCGCGGGCCCGTGGGTGGTGCTGGCGTTCCTCGCGACGCGCCCCGAGACCGCCCGCGCCTACGACTCGGCCGCCGGGGTGCTCGTCCTCGCGGGCGGCGCCGCGTGCTCGGTCGTCGCCTACCGGCTGATGGTCAAGATCGGGCGCCTGCCCGAGGAAGGCCGGGTGCTGCGATGA
- a CDS encoding CpaF family protein, which produces MTAVLDDAAAILEREVRELVRRRGIDPVRERSALAGLVADAVSDYTDRTTRGLVPALPDAVETSRTLVDLLAGLGPLQQYLDDPTVEEVWLNGPAQVFVARGGQPELTTTILTSAQVRDLVERMLKSSGRRLDLSSPFVDAALPDGSRLHVVIPDVTRSEYAVNIRKHVVRASRLDHLVRLGSLTPHATAFLDAAVRAGLNILVAGATQAGKTTMLNALAGSIPAAQRVITCEEVFELRLDVRDIVAMQCRQPSLEGTGEIPLRRLVKEALRMRPDRIVVGEVREAESFDLLVALNSGVPGMCTIHANSAREAVTKLCTLPLLAGENVTHHFVVPTVASAVDVVVHLGVTPDGERQVREIVGVTGRVEDGRVETAGLFHRESAAFGGRLVRGDGFPPGEERFARAGIDVRALLATEAR; this is translated from the coding sequence ATGACTGCCGTACTCGACGACGCCGCGGCGATCCTCGAGCGCGAGGTGCGCGAGCTCGTGCGCCGCCGCGGCATCGACCCCGTGCGCGAACGGTCCGCGCTGGCCGGGCTCGTCGCCGACGCCGTGAGCGACTACACCGACCGCACCACGCGGGGCCTCGTCCCGGCGCTGCCCGACGCCGTCGAGACGTCACGCACGCTCGTCGACCTGCTGGCCGGGCTCGGCCCCCTCCAGCAGTACCTCGACGACCCGACCGTCGAAGAGGTCTGGCTGAACGGCCCCGCGCAGGTGTTCGTGGCCCGCGGCGGCCAGCCCGAGCTGACGACGACGATCCTCACGAGCGCGCAGGTGCGCGACCTCGTCGAACGCATGCTCAAGTCGAGCGGGCGCAGGCTCGACCTCAGCTCGCCGTTCGTCGACGCGGCACTGCCCGACGGGTCACGCCTGCACGTGGTCATCCCCGACGTGACCCGCTCCGAGTACGCCGTCAACATCCGCAAGCACGTGGTGCGGGCGTCCCGGCTGGACCACCTGGTGCGCCTCGGATCGCTGACGCCGCACGCGACCGCGTTCCTCGACGCAGCCGTGCGCGCGGGGCTGAACATCCTCGTCGCCGGGGCCACGCAGGCCGGCAAGACCACGATGCTCAACGCGCTCGCCGGGTCCATCCCCGCGGCCCAGCGCGTCATCACGTGCGAGGAGGTGTTCGAGCTCCGCCTGGACGTGCGGGACATCGTCGCGATGCAGTGCCGCCAGCCCTCCCTGGAGGGCACGGGCGAGATCCCGCTGCGCCGCCTGGTCAAGGAGGCGCTGCGCATGCGCCCCGACCGCATCGTGGTGGGCGAGGTGCGCGAGGCCGAGAGCTTCGACCTCCTCGTCGCGCTCAACAGCGGCGTCCCCGGCATGTGCACCATCCACGCCAACTCGGCCCGCGAGGCCGTCACCAAGCTGTGCACCCTCCCGCTGCTCGCCGGGGAGAACGTCACCCACCACTTCGTGGTGCCCACCGTGGCCAGCGCCGTCGACGTCGTCGTGCACCTGGGCGTGACGCCCGACGGCGAACGGCAGGTGCGCGAGATCGTGGGGGTCACGGGGCGCGTGGAGGACGGGCGCGTCGAGACCGCCGGGCTGTTCCACCGCGAGTCCGCCGCGTTCGGCGGACGGCTCGTGCGCGGCGACGGGTTCCCGCCCGGCGAGGAGCGGTTCGCCCGGGCCGGGATCGACGTGCGGGCGCTGCTCGCCACGGAGGCGCGCTGA
- the prfB gene encoding peptide chain release factor 2 has product MASIDFPAEIRALRSTLESIEGVSDPVALQAKIAVLSEQASVPDLWDDPEAAQKITSALSATQAELNRVKSLGRRIDDVETLVELGQEMGDEDSLTEAEAEVVGIRKDLDALEVRTLLSGEYDARDAVVTIRAGAGGVDAADFAEMLMRMYLRWAERHGFPTKVMDTSYAEEAGLKSATFEVNAPYAFGNLSVEAGTHRLVRISPFDNQGRRQTSFAAVEVVPLIEQTDSVEIPESEIKVDVFRSSGPGGQSVNTTDSAVRMTHIPTGIVVSMQNEKSQIQNRAAALRVLQSRLLLVRQQEEAAKKKELAGDIKASWGDQMRSYVLQPYQMVKDLRTEHESGNTAAVFDGAIDEFIEAGIRWRRNAQVKS; this is encoded by the coding sequence GTGGCCTCCATCGACTTCCCCGCAGAGATCCGCGCGCTGCGCTCCACCCTCGAGTCCATCGAGGGCGTGAGCGACCCGGTGGCGCTGCAGGCGAAGATCGCCGTCCTCTCCGAGCAGGCGTCCGTCCCCGACCTGTGGGACGACCCGGAGGCCGCCCAGAAGATCACCTCCGCGTTGTCGGCCACGCAGGCCGAGCTCAACCGCGTCAAGAGCCTCGGCCGCCGCATCGACGACGTCGAGACGCTCGTCGAGCTGGGCCAGGAGATGGGCGACGAGGACTCGCTCACCGAGGCCGAGGCCGAGGTCGTCGGCATCCGCAAGGACCTGGACGCGCTCGAGGTCCGCACCCTGCTGAGCGGTGAGTACGACGCGCGCGACGCCGTCGTCACGATCCGCGCCGGCGCCGGCGGCGTCGACGCCGCGGACTTCGCCGAGATGCTCATGCGCATGTACCTGCGCTGGGCCGAGCGCCACGGCTTCCCGACCAAGGTGATGGACACCTCCTACGCGGAGGAAGCCGGCTTGAAGTCGGCGACGTTCGAGGTCAACGCCCCGTACGCGTTCGGCAACCTGTCGGTCGAGGCGGGCACGCACCGCCTGGTGCGCATCTCGCCGTTCGACAACCAGGGCCGCCGCCAGACGTCGTTCGCCGCCGTCGAGGTGGTGCCGCTCATCGAGCAGACCGACTCCGTCGAGATCCCCGAGTCGGAGATCAAGGTCGACGTGTTCCGCTCGTCCGGCCCCGGCGGCCAGTCGGTCAACACGACGGACTCCGCGGTGCGGATGACGCACATCCCCACCGGCATCGTCGTGTCGATGCAGAACGAGAAGTCGCAGATCCAGAACCGCGCTGCCGCCCTGCGCGTGCTCCAGTCCCGCCTGCTGCTGGTGCGCCAGCAGGAGGAGGCGGCGAAGAAGAAGGAGCTCGCGGGCGACATCAAGGCGTCGTGGGGCGACCAGATGCGCTCCTACGTGCTGCAGCCGTACCAGATGGTCAAGGACCTGCGCACCGAGCACGAGTCGGGCAACACGGCCGCGGTGTTCGACGGCGCCATCGACGAGTTCATCGAGGCGGGCATCCGCTGGCGCCGCAACGCTCAGGTGAAGAGCTGA
- the ftsX gene encoding permease-like cell division protein FtsX has product MRLQFVLTEVLHGLRRNLSMVVSVVLVTFVSLAFVGAAALIQRQVDKLQDDWYDLVEVSVFLCPNASTAPTCVGGEASEEQIDTLRSVIENELSAEVTTIYFETKDEAFASFKERYEDGSYQGMQLTVDDMQASFRLKLADPSQYEVVSDVLQGRDGVEVVVDQRAVFEPLFLALNRLSMLAAGLAVVMLLTAALLITTTIRLSAVSRRRETGIMRLVGASNLFIQLPFLLEGAIAAVVGSLLAVGGLWLGVRYLVTDWLEQSVSWIAYVTTSDVLAVAPLLIGIAVALAVVSSVVTLNRYTRV; this is encoded by the coding sequence ATGCGCCTCCAGTTCGTCCTCACCGAGGTGCTGCACGGCCTGCGCCGCAACCTGTCGATGGTGGTCTCCGTCGTCCTGGTGACCTTCGTGTCGCTGGCGTTCGTGGGCGCCGCGGCGCTCATCCAGCGGCAGGTCGACAAGCTCCAGGACGACTGGTACGACCTCGTCGAGGTGTCCGTCTTCCTGTGCCCGAACGCCTCGACGGCGCCCACCTGCGTGGGCGGCGAGGCGAGCGAGGAGCAGATCGACACCCTGCGCTCCGTCATCGAGAACGAGCTCAGCGCCGAGGTGACGACCATCTACTTCGAGACGAAGGACGAGGCCTTCGCGTCGTTCAAGGAGCGCTACGAGGACGGCAGCTACCAGGGCATGCAGCTCACGGTCGACGACATGCAGGCGTCGTTCCGGCTCAAGCTCGCCGACCCCAGCCAGTACGAGGTGGTCTCCGACGTGCTCCAGGGGCGCGACGGCGTCGAGGTGGTCGTCGACCAGCGGGCGGTGTTCGAACCGCTGTTCCTCGCGCTCAACCGGCTGTCGATGCTCGCCGCGGGCCTCGCCGTCGTCATGCTGCTGACAGCCGCCTTGCTCATCACGACGACGATCCGGTTGTCGGCGGTCTCGCGGCGGCGGGAGACCGGGATCATGCGCCTGGTCGGGGCGTCGAACCTGTTCATCCAGCTCCCGTTCCTGCTCGAGGGTGCGATCGCCGCCGTCGTCGGCTCGCTGCTCGCCGTCGGCGGGCTGTGGCTCGGCGTGCGCTACCTGGTCACGGACTGGCTCGAACAGTCGGTGAGCTGGATCGCCTACGTGACCACCAGCGACGTGCTGGCGGTCGCGCCGCTGCTCATCGGCATCGCGGTCGCGCTGGCCGTGGTGTCGTCGGTCGTGACGCTCAACCGATACACGAGGGTGTGA
- a CDS encoding M23 family metallopeptidase: MRQHGFARAAVGAVLVAALGFGVAGSAAADDIDDRLAAAQRDAQQRRNERAGLEEDLHETDQKLKQAVLDLDEVEARLPVAQAELERAQADLEKAQREAEILAQRLQDAQDEEAAVTAQLAAGAGQVEAARADIAQMAREAARGQGSVSAFGIVTGAQSTEDFLAQFAVSSSAARSQARTLTALQDAEALARNQEARLQAVREQIDQLKTAADAKVVEAQEAEQRAKDRKAEVESLIAKQKKLKAQIEDQKEAALAELRQNEAEQKALEADLKKIMAERDERDRRIEEQRRKEEEARKKREAEERRKQEEAAKAASGGGSNSGGGSSGGGSGGGSGGGSTTPVSTTFLGWPTAVPHVTSSYGMRFHPVLGIWRLHAGTDFRAYCGTPILTSQSGIVVRTAYGSGPGNNIMIDHGTDNGQNIMTRYLHLSSFSVSQGQWVSKGQVIGRSGSTGTSSACHLHFEVYVNGSTVNPMTRLP; this comes from the coding sequence GTGAGACAGCACGGGTTCGCACGGGCGGCCGTCGGGGCCGTCCTCGTCGCGGCGCTCGGCTTCGGCGTCGCGGGGTCGGCCGCCGCCGACGACATCGACGACCGGCTCGCCGCCGCGCAGCGGGACGCGCAGCAACGGCGCAACGAGCGGGCAGGGCTCGAGGAGGACCTGCACGAGACCGACCAGAAGCTGAAGCAGGCGGTGCTGGACCTCGACGAGGTCGAGGCGCGCCTGCCGGTCGCCCAGGCCGAGCTGGAACGCGCCCAGGCCGACCTGGAGAAGGCGCAGCGCGAGGCCGAGATCCTCGCGCAGCGGCTCCAGGACGCCCAGGACGAGGAGGCGGCGGTCACCGCCCAGCTCGCGGCCGGGGCCGGCCAGGTCGAGGCGGCCCGCGCGGACATCGCGCAGATGGCGCGCGAGGCGGCCCGCGGCCAGGGCAGCGTGTCGGCGTTCGGGATCGTCACGGGCGCGCAGTCGACCGAGGACTTCCTGGCGCAGTTCGCCGTCTCCTCCTCCGCGGCCCGGTCGCAGGCCCGCACGCTGACCGCCCTGCAGGACGCCGAGGCGCTGGCGCGCAACCAGGAGGCGCGCCTCCAGGCCGTCCGGGAGCAGATCGACCAGCTCAAGACGGCCGCGGACGCCAAGGTGGTCGAGGCGCAGGAGGCGGAGCAGCGCGCGAAGGACCGCAAGGCCGAGGTCGAGTCGCTCATCGCGAAGCAGAAGAAGCTCAAGGCCCAGATCGAGGACCAGAAGGAAGCCGCGCTCGCCGAGCTGCGCCAGAACGAGGCAGAGCAGAAGGCGCTCGAGGCCGACCTCAAGAAGATCATGGCGGAGCGCGACGAACGTGACCGGCGCATCGAGGAGCAGCGCCGCAAGGAGGAGGAAGCGCGCAAGAAGCGCGAGGCCGAGGAGCGCCGCAAGCAGGAGGAGGCCGCGAAGGCGGCTTCCGGTGGCGGCTCGAACAGTGGCGGCGGTTCGAGCGGCGGCGGTTCCGGCGGCGGTTCCGGTGGCGGCAGCACGACGCCGGTGTCCACCACGTTCCTGGGCTGGCCGACCGCCGTGCCGCACGTCACCAGCAGCTACGGCATGCGGTTCCACCCCGTGCTGGGCATCTGGCGACTGCACGCCGGCACCGACTTCCGCGCCTACTGCGGCACGCCGATCCTCACCTCGCAGTCCGGCATCGTGGTGCGCACCGCGTACGGGTCCGGGCCGGGCAACAACATCATGATCGACCACGGCACCGACAACGGGCAGAACATCATGACCCGGTACCTGCACCTGTCGAGCTTCTCGGTGAGCCAGGGGCAGTGGGTGAGCAAGGGGCAGGTGATCGGCCGCTCCGGCAGCACGGGGACGTCATCGGCCTGCCACCTGCACTTCGAGGTGTACGTCAACGGCAGCACCGTCAACCCCATGACGCGCCTGCCCTGA
- the smpB gene encoding SsrA-binding protein SmpB: MAEAWAKPKAKAADKGPVRTVVANNKKARHDYVIEDVLEAGIVLSGTEVKALRMGRASLVDGFVLIDRGEAWLEGVHIPEYFQGTWNNHAPRRKRKLLLHKDEIVRLSHKVQEKGHTIVPLSLYFLDGRAKVEIALARGKKEYDKRQTLREQQDKREAQRAMRQRELLT; this comes from the coding sequence GTGGCGGAGGCATGGGCGAAGCCCAAGGCCAAGGCTGCCGACAAGGGTCCCGTGCGCACGGTGGTGGCCAACAACAAGAAGGCACGCCACGACTACGTGATCGAGGACGTGCTCGAGGCCGGCATCGTGCTGTCCGGCACCGAGGTGAAGGCGCTGCGCATGGGCCGCGCGTCGCTCGTCGACGGGTTCGTGCTCATCGACCGCGGCGAGGCCTGGCTCGAGGGCGTGCACATCCCCGAGTACTTCCAGGGCACCTGGAACAACCACGCCCCGCGCCGCAAGCGCAAGCTGCTGCTGCACAAGGACGAGATCGTGCGCCTGTCGCACAAGGTGCAGGAGAAGGGGCACACCATCGTGCCGCTGTCGCTGTACTTCCTCGACGGGCGCGCCAAGGTGGAGATCGCGCTGGCGCGCGGCAAGAAGGAGTACGACAAGCGGCAGACGCTGCGCGAGCAGCAGGACAAGCGCGAGGCGCAGCGTGCCATGCGTCAGCGCGAGCTGCTCACGTAG